CCCACGGTGGGGCGCGGGGAGGGCGTGAAGGCGACGACCACGCGCCGATCGAAGCACCTCCGGGCGACCACCGGTGACACGGCGTCCCGGGTCGCCGCCGCGGCGGCCGTGGGGTTCCGTGGTGCCCCGCAGGGCAGGGGCCGCCGCCGGGGCCCGCCGCGTCGAGCGCACCGAGGAGCAGCCATGGGCAGCAGGACCGCCGTCGTCACCGGGGGCACCGCCGGGGTGGGGCGCGCGACCGTCCGTGCCCTGGCCGGGAAGGGCTGGGACGTGGCCGTGCTGGCGCGCGGCCGGGCCGGGCTCGACGGCGCCGTCGCCGACGTGGAGGCCGCCGGGCGCCGGGGGCTCGCCGTGGAGTGCGACGTCGCCGACCGCGCCGCCGTGGAGGCCGCCGCCGAGCGCGTGGAGTCCGAGCTCGGCCCCGTGGGGCTCTGGGTCAACAACGCCTTCGTCGGGTCGCTCGCGCCCTTCTGGGACACCGACCCCGACGAGTACGAGCGGATGACCGCCGTCACCTACCTCGGCCAGGTCAACGGGACGCGGGCGGCGCTGCGGCACATGCGCCCCCGCGACGCCGGCGTCGTCGTCAACGTGGGCTCGGCGCTGTCGCACCGCGCCATCCCGCTGCAGTCGGCGTACTGCGGGGCCAAGCACGCCGTGCGCGGCTTCTCGGAGTCGGTGCGGGTGGAGCTCAAGGCCGAGGGCAGCCGCGTGCAGCTGTGCCAGGTGATGCTGCCGGGCCTCGACACGCCCCAGTTCGACTGGAACGCCAACCAGATGGACGGTCACCCGATGCCCGTCGCGCCGATCTTCGCGCCGGAGGTGGCGGCCCGCGGCATCGCCCACCTCGCCGACCACCCCCGGCGGACGCTGTGGGTCGGCGTCTCCACGGCGTACACGATCATCGGCCAGCGCGTCGCCCCGTCGTTCCTCGACTGGTACCTCGCCCGCACGGGCATCAGCGGGCAGCAGACCGACGACGCCTCGCGGCGCCGGGGCAGCAACGTGTGGGAGCCCCGCGACGAGGGCACCGACGTCGGCGCGGGCGGCTCGTTCTCCGACCGCAGCGTGCGCAGCGACCCGTGGTCGGCGGCGTCGATGCACCGCGGCGTCGTCGGGGCGGCGCTCGCCGGCGCGGGCGCCGCGGCCGGGGCGCTCGCGGCGCTGCGGCGCCGCTGACGGGTCTCCTGGGCGACCCACTTCGCTGCCGATGTCGGCGGGAAGGGCGCCCTGCGACCGACTTCGCTGCCGAAGTCGGCGGACGGGGCCTCCGTGGGCCGACTTCGGCAGCGAAGTCGGGAAGGGTCGGCGTCGGCGGCGCCGTCGGTGGGGACGGGCGCCGGCGCTGTGCTCAGGGTGCCCTTACCTGACGGGCGGGCGATGCGCCCGGCGAGGGGCACGCCGACACGCGTTGTTCACCGACTCGTCCGCTCCTGTCCCCTCATGTCCCACCTGCGCCGCGCAGGGTGGACGCCATGACGACCTCCCCGTCCTCCGCCCTCGTCCGGGGGCTCCGCCAGGCCCTGCCCATGACGGGCCACACGCGCGGCACCCGCTCGGCGCAGACGTGCCACTTCCGCTGCGGCGACGCCTGCCTGTCCAGCAACGCCAGCACGTCGACGGCGCCGCCCTTCGAGGCGCTCGCCGAGCGCGCCGTCGCCCGCCGCTCGCTGCTCGCGGGCCTCGGCGTCGCCGCCGTCGCCGGCGTCGCGCTGACGCCGGGCACCGCCGAGGCGCGCGGCCGCGGCTCCCGTGCGGCGCAGGCCGTCTCGGCGCCGGGCGCCCTCGCGCCGTCGGGCGCCATGGCGGGCTTCGCCCCCGTCGGCCCGGTGCCGGCGGACGTCGACGACGTCGTCGTGCCCTCGGGCTGGGAGTGGACGTCGGTCATCGCCTGGGGCGACGCCGTCGAGCGGGGCGCGGAGCCCTTCGACCTCGACGCGCAGACGCCGGAGAAGCAGGCCAAGCAGTTCGGCTACAACTGCGACTACCTCGACGTCGTCCCGCTGGACTCCTCGGGGAGGCGGGGCCTGCTCGTGGCCAACCACGAGTACACGAACGAGAACATCATGTACCCGGGCTACGTCGACGACGCCTCGCTCACGCCCGAGCAGAAGCGCATCTCGATGGCCGCCCACGGCATGTCCGTCGTCGAGGTCCGCCGCGGCGCGCCGGGCCAGGCGTGGAAGCCCGTCACCTCCCGCTACGGCCGCCGCATCACGGCGTCGACGACGGAGTTCGAGCTGACCGGCCCGGCCGCCGGCCACCCGCTGCTGCGCACGTCGGCCGACCCGGCCGGCCGTACGGCGGTCGGCACGCTCAACAACTGCGCCGGCGGCACGACGCCGTGGGGCACCGTGCTCTCCGGCGAGGAGAACTTCCAGGGGTACTTCAAGACCTCGACGACGATGGACCAGCGCAACCGTGCGTACGGCGTCACGGGCGCCGGCCGCGGCTGGGAGGCGGCGGACGAGCGCTTCGACACGGCCGTCGAGCCGAACGAGGTGCACCGCTTCGGCTGGATCGTCGAGCTCAACCCCTACGACCCCACGTCGACGCCGCGCAAGCACACGGCCATGGGCCGCTTCAAGCACGAGGGCGCCACGGCGTCGATCGCCCCCGACGGCCGCGTCGTCGCCTACATGGGCGACGACGAGGGCGGCCAGCACATGTACAAGTTCGTCTCCCGCGACCGCGTGGGACGCAACCCCCGTCGCGGCCGCGACACCGACGTCCTCGAGCACGGCGACCTCTACGTCGCGCGCTTCGACGTCCCGGCCGCCGCCGACCCGGCGACGACCTACGACGGCACGGGGGAGTGGCTGCCGCTGACGCTGGGCGGCCGCTCCGCCGTCCCGGGCATGAGCCTCGAGGACGTCCTCGTCTTCACGCGCCAGGCGGCGGCCGCCGTGGGCGCCACGCCGATGGACCGCCCCGAGGACGTCGAGCGCAACCCGGTCACCGGCAAGGTCTACATGGCCTGCACGAACAACAGCCGCCGCGGCGCCGTCGGGCCGGCCAACCCCCGTGTGGGCAACCGGTACGGCCACGTCGTCGAGGTGACGGAGGACGGCGACCAGACGGCGACGACCTTCACCTGGTCGCTGCCCGTCGTCTGCGGCGACCCGGAGGACCCCTCGACGTACTTCTCGGGGCTGCCCGCGTCCGAGGTCATGCCCATCGCGTGCCCGGACAACGTGGCGTTCGACGAGGACGGCGGCCTCTGGGTCTCCACGGACGGCCAGCCCGGCTCGCTGCAGCTGGCCGACGCCCTCCACCACGTGACGACGGACGGCCCGCTGCGCGGCAAGGTCCAGACCTTCCTCACCGTGCCCGTCGGCGGCGAGACCTGCGGCCCCGTCGTCAGCACCCGCGAGGGCACCGTCATGGTCTGCGTCCAGCACCCGGGCGAGGTGGACGGCGCCTCCATCGACAACCAGGTGTCGAGGTTCCCGTACGACGGGCTCGTGCGGACGCCGCGTCCGGGCGTCGCCATGGCGACGCGCGTCTGACCCGACGGACGACGAGCAGGACCCGGGCGGCCCGGTGACGACGAGCGCGTCGTCACCGGGCCGCCCTACCGTCGGGGCCATGACCGGCGACCAGCAGACCCCGCCCGGGCACACGCCCGGCGAGCAGCCCCCTCCCGAGCCGGGCTCCCACCCGGAGGGCCCCGAGGAGGCGGCCGGCGGCTCGGCCACCGCCGCCGACCTCACGCCGGACGAGCTCGCCTTCCTCCACGGTGTCTTCGACGCCGCCCGGGAGGGCCGGGCGGACCACCTCGCCGAGGTCGTCGACCGCGGCGTGCCCGTCGACCTCACCAACTCCTCGGGCGACACGCTGCTCGTGCTCGCGGCCTACCACCAGCAGCACGACGCCGTCCGGGTGCTGCTCGAGCGCGGGGCCGACGTGGCCCGCGCCAACGACCGGGGCCAGTCGGCGCTCGCGGCGGCGGTGTTCCGGCAGGACGCCGGCATCGTGCGGACGCTGCTCGCCGCCGGGGCCGACCCCGACGACGGGCCGAAGGGCGCCGTCGCCACCGCGCGCGTCTTCGAGCTCCCCGAGATGCTGGGGCTGCTGCAGGACCCGTCCCTGCGCGGCCCGCGCGGCTGACGCAGGGCGGCCGACGCGACCCGGGAAGAGCCGGGGGCGTCGGCTAGGTTGGAACCAGTCCAGACAACAGCCGGGGCGGCGACGCCGCCCGGGGCGCCCCCGAGGGCGGCGCCCGACGGCCACGGCACGAGGAGAGGACGCCCGCGATGACGACCACCGGCGACCGCACGAGCGAGCAGCCCGTCCTGACGAACCGTCAGGGCCACCCCGTCTACGACAACCAGAACCAGCGCACCGTGGGCTCCCGCGGCCCGGCGACGCTCGAGAACTACCAGTTCCTCGAGAAGATCAGCCACTTCGACCGCGAGCGGATCCCCGAGCGCGTGGTGCACGCCCGCGGCACGACGGCCTTCGGCCACTTCGAGGCCACCGGCACGTGGGGCGACGAGCCGATCGAGCGCTACACGCGGGCCAAGCTCTTCAGCGAGGCCGGGAAGAAGTCCGACCTCGCGATCCGCTTCTCCACCGTCGCCGGCGGCCGGGACTCCTCCGAGGTGGCGCGCGACCCGCGCGGCTTCGCGGTGAAGTTCTACACCGAGGACGGCAACTGGGACCTCGTCGGCAACAACCTCGCGGTCTTCTTCATCCGCGACGCCATCAAGTTCCCCGACTTCATCCACTCCCAGAAGCCGGACCCGGTCGACTTCGAGCGCCAGGTCGCCAACCGCGTCTTCGACTTCATCTCGCAGACCCCCGAGGCCATGCACATGGTCACGCTGGTCTTCGGCCCCCGCGGCATCCCGGCCTCGTACCGGGAGATGCAGGGCTTCGGCGTCAACACCTACAAGTGGGTGAACGCGCAGGGCGAGACCAAGCTCGTCAAGTACCACTGGATCCCGCAGCAGGGCGTGAAGTCGTACACCGCCGAGGACGCCGCCGCGGTGCAGGCGACCGACCTGGGCTCGCACACGCGCGACCTCTACGACGCGATCAAGGCCGGCAACTACCCGAAGTGGGACCTGTTCGTCCAGATGATGGACGACCACGACCACCCGGAGCTCGACTTCGACCCGCTGGACGACACCAAGGTGTGGGACGAGAACCGCTTCCCGCTCGGCAAGGTCGGCACGATGACGCTGACCGGCGTCCCGCAGGACTTCTTCGCCGAGAGCGAGCAGATCGCCTTCGGCACCGGTGTCCTCGTCGACGGCCTCGACTTCTCCGACGACAAGATGCTCGTCGGCCGCACGTTCTCCTACAGCGACACCCAGCGCTACCGGGTGGGCCCGAACTACCTGCAGCTGCCGGTGAACTCGCCGAAGGGCGCGCGCGTCGCGACCAACCAGCGCGACGGCCAGATGACCTACGTCGTCGACCGCCCCGAGGGCGTCAACCCGACGGTGAACTACGAGCCGTCCACCATCGGCGGGCTCCGCGAGGACGTCTACCCGACGCACGACGTGCAGGGCCCGGAGATCTCCGGGCGCCTCACCCGCAAGCGCATCGAGCGCACCAACGACTACCTGCAGGCGGGCCAGCGCTACCAGCTGTCCGAGCAGTGGGAGAAGGACGAGCTCGTCGCCAACCTCACCGGCGCGCTCGGCACCTGCGACCGGCACATCGCCGAGCGCATGGTGTGGCACCTGCTCATGTGCGACGACGAGCTGGGCAACCGGGTGGGCGAGGGCATCGGCATCACGGCCGACGACGTCCGCCACCTCGAGCCGCTGCGCACGCAGACGCTCACCGAGGACGAGCTCGACCGGGCCCGCAACCTCGGCAAGAACGGCCCCCGCGACGTCGAGGGCCTGAAGATGACGCACACCGTGCCGAACGAGCGCGTCCAGCGCTGACCTCGCCGGCGCCGTCGGCCCCGAGCGGGACGACGGCGCCGTCCGGCACGACCGCAGGCCGCACCGGCCCCCCGCGAGCGGGGGCGCGGGTGCGGCCTGCGGCATGCTCGGGCCGTGACGGACTCACGCGCCGCGGCAGGTCGGGTCGAGTGGCACCGGGCAGGGTGGGACGACCCCCGCGTCGTCGCCCTCCGGACGGCCATGGACGGCGAGATGGCCGACCGGTACCGCGACACCGAGGACACCTTCCGGGCGCTCGTCGAGCCCGCGGGCACGCAGTGGTGGGCTACCTGGGTGGCCGAGCTCGACGGCGAGCCCGTCGCCACGGCCACGCTCCGGCGCCTCGGCGACGAGCGCGACGGTCTGGCCGAGGTCAAGAAGGTGTACGTGGCCCCGGCCGGGCGACGTCGCGGCCTCGCCGCCGCCGCGCTGCGCCTGGTCGAGGACGAGTGCCGCGCGCGCGGGGTCGACGTCGTCCACCTCCACACGGGCGACCGCCAGCCCGAGGCCCTGGCCCTCTACGCCCGCGAGGGCTGGGAGCGCGAGCCCGTCTTCGCGCCGTACGACGTCCTCGACGTCAGCGTGTGCTTCCGGAAGGCGCTCGTCCCCGCACCCCGGTGACCCCCGCACCCGCCCGTCATCTCTCCGAGGCCGAGCGGACCGCGATGTGTGGACATGAGGCGTGCTCTCGACGTCCCGCGGGCCCCTCATGGCCACACGTCGCGGGGTGGGGTCGTGGGAGTCGGGTCAGGGGCTGGGCGCGGGCTCGCGGGCGGCGCGCTGCTGCTGGGTCGCCACGTGGGCGGGGGCCCCGACGGCGACGACCATGACGAGGAGCGCGCCGAGGACGAGGAGCAGGGGCTCGTCCCAGCCGTCCGTCGCGGCGTGGACGGCCCCGAGCACGGTGGGGCCGAGGGCGGCGAGGGTGTAGCCGAGGCCCTGGACGAGGGCGGAGGAGCGGCGGGCGTCGTCGTCGTCGTCCGCGAGCACCGTCAGCAGCACGACGACGAGCGTGAAGACGCCGCCCTGGGCGGCGCCGCCGAGCGACGTCCACACGGGCCACCCGGCGGGGGCGAGGAGCATGCCGACCGGGAGGACGAGCCAGCAGGCGGCGAGGAGCCCGGCGGTCGCCCGCGGCGTCCTCCGGTGGAGGACGAGCGGCACGAGGAGCGCGCCGACGATGGCGGCGGCGTGGAAGACCGACGACGCCGCGCCGGCGCCCGTGGGGGACAGGCCGTTGCGGTCGGCCAGCAGTGTCGGCAGCCAGGCGGTGAGGCCGTAGAAGCAGCCGGCCTGGGCACCGAAGCCCACGCCCAGCGCCACCGAGACCCAGGGCCGGCGGCGGGCGGGCGCGGCGCCCGCGGTCGCGGTCGGCCGGGTGCCCGGCCCGGCGGGCAGCCCCGGGCGGCCGACGACGACGGCCGCCCACAGCAGGGCGCCGGCGAGGACGAGCACCAGCCAGACCGCCGTCGCGGGTCGCCACCCGAGCCAGGCGGCGAGCGGCTCGGTCCCCAGCGAGGTGATGACGGAGCCGGAGTTGAGGGCCGCGGTGTACGCCCCGGTCGCCGCCCCCCAGCGCGCGGGCGGGACGGCCCGCCGGACGACGACGGGCAGCGTGATGTTGCCGATGGTGATCGCCACGCCGATGACGACGGTGGCCACCAGCGCGACGGCCTGGTCGCCGACCGACCGCAGGACCGTGCCCGCGGCGACGCCCGCGAGGCAGCACCACACCGCGACGGCGGGCCCGAGCCGCGCGAGCAGCACGGACGCCAGCGGCGACGCCACGGCGAAGCAGACGACGGGGACGGTGGTCAGGAGACCCGCGGTCGTCGGCGTGAGGCCGAGGTCCGCGCGCACCTGCTCGAGGACGGGCGCCACGGCGACGAGCGGGCCGCGCAGGCTGAGGGCCACGACGACGACGGCGGCCACGACGAGCGCGGGCCCCGGCGCGGGACGGGAGGTGACGGGCACGTCGTCATCCTGCTGCCCCCGCGCCGTCGTCCCGGCCCCGCTCCGGCCCGGCGCCGGGCAACCCGGCGACGTGCGGCCATGACGCGCCGTCCCGAGCCTCCCGCGGGCCCTCGTGGCCGCACGTCGCGGTCGCGAGGGACGGGGCGGGTGAGGATGGACCGGTGAGCACCCCCACCACCGCCGGGCCCGCCGACGTCGCCGGCCCGTGGAGCACGCTGTCCCACCTGGAGTGCCCGCGGTGCGGCGACCACCTCGACGCGTCCGTGCACCAGGGGCTGTGCCCGCGCGACGGCTCGCCGCTCCTGGCGCGCTACGACCTCGGCGCCGTCGCGGTGACGCCGGACGACGTCGCCCGCCGCGCGCCCGACCTGTGGAGGTACCACGAGCTCCTGCCGGTCCAGGGGCCCGAGGGCGTCGTCACGCTGGGGGAGGGCATGACGCCGCTCCTCGAGATGCGGCGTCTCGCCGAGGACCTCGACGTCGGCCGGCTGCTCGTCAAGGACGAGGGGCTGCTGCCCACCGGGTCGTTCAAGGCGCGCGGCGCCGCGGTCGGCGTCTCGCGGGCGAAGGAGCTCGGCGTCCGCGGCCTCGCGATGCCGACCAACGGCAACGCCGGCGCGGCGTGGGCCGCCTACGCCGCGCGGGCCGGGCTGCCGCTGCTCGTCGCCATGCCGCTCGGCGCCCCCGCCATCACCCGGGCCGAGTGCGTCGCCGCCGGGGCGCAGCTGCACCTCGTCGACGGGCTCATCAGCGACGCCGGGAAGCTGACCGCGGCGGCCGTGGCGGCGGACCCCGACGCCTGGACCGACGTCGCGACGCTCAAGGAGCCGTACCGCATCGAGGGCAAGAAGACGATGGGGTACGAGATCGCCGAGCAGCTCGGCTGGCGGATGCCCGACGTCGTCGTCTACCCGACCGGCGGCGGCGTGGGCCTCATCGGGATCTGGAAGGCGCTGCTCGAGCTCCGCGAGCTCGGCTGGGTGAGCGGGCCGCTGCCGCGGCTCGTCGCCGTCCAGGCCACCGGCTGCGCGCCGATCGTCCGCGCCTTCGAGGCCGGTGCGGACGTCAGCGAGCCGTGGGTCGACGCCTCGACGGTGGCCTTCGGCATCACGGTGCCGAAGGCGCTCGGCGACTTCCTCGTGCTGCGGGCGGTGCGCGAGACGGGCGGGACGGCGGTCGCCGTCGACGACGACGAGCTGCTGGCCGAGCTGCAGCACGTCGGCGCGCTCGAGGGGCTCGTGATGTGCCCCGAGGGGGCCGCCGTCGTGTCCGCGGTGCGCCGCCTGCGGGGCTCGGGCTGGATCGGCGCCGACGACGAGGTGGTCTGCCTGAACACCGGCGCCGGGATCATCTACCCCGAGGCGCTGCCCGTCCGGGTCGGCGACGGCGACGGCGAGGTGCCGGTCGTGGCGAAGGACGGCCGCCTGGACGTGCGCCGTGGCTGACGCCCTGCCCGCCCTCGAGGACACCGTCCTGGAGCTCCCCGTCGGGCCCGTGCCCGTCCTGCGCGCCCGGCCCGCGGGCGACGTCGTCGGCCGGCTCCTGCTCGTGCCGGGGTACACCGGCGGCCGGGTCGACCACCGCCTGCTCGTCCCCGAGCTGGCCGCCCGCGGCGTCGACGCCGTGGCGCTCACCCAGCGCGGCCAGCCGGGGGCCGTGCGGCCCGAGGGCGACGAGCGCGACGTCCGCGTCGCCGCCCGCTCGTACGCGCTCGCCGACCTCGCGCGGGACGTCCACGACGCCGCGGCGGCGCTCGCGGCGCTCGACGACGCGTGGGCCGCCCCGGTGCACCTGCTCGGCCACAGCTTCGGCGGCGTCGTGGCCGGCGAGGCCGCGCTGCTCGCCCCGTCGCGCTGGCGCGGGCTCGTCCTCCTGTGCTCCGGGCCGCACGGGTGGCCGGGGCGCACCGACGACCACGTGGAGGCTCTCGAGCGGGAGGGCACCGCGGCGGCGCTGTGGGCGCACCTCGCGGCGCCGGGCGAGCTCGAGCCCCCGCCCGACGACGCGGCCGCCGCCTGGCGCGAGCGGGTCCTCGCGACCTCGCCGGGCCAGCTCCTCGCCGCCGCCCGGGTGCTCGGGACCCACGTCGACCGCTCGGACGCGCTGCGCGCCACCGGCCTCCCGGTGCTCGTCGCGCACGGCGAGGCCGACGACGCCTGGCCGCAGGCCGACCAGCGCGCGATGGCCGAGCGGGTCGGCGCGGCGTGCGCCGTCCTCCCGGGCGGCCACTCGCCGAACGAGGACGCGCCGGCGGCGACTGCGGCGCTGCTGGCCGAGCACGTCCGGGCGGCCGCGGCGTGAGCCCGTGTGCTGAAGACGCGGTGCACCGCGACCTGTGCGCACACGTCACACGGCCGAGCCCGGCGCGGCCTCGGTCGTCCTCCCGGCGCCTACTCCGTGTCCCTCGGGTGTCCTGGGCTCGCCGAGACGATCCACACCTCGTGGGTCTCGTCGTCGACGAGGTAGCGCAGCCTTCCGGCGCCGGTCACCTCGTACTGCCACTGCTCCAGCGCCCTGCCGTCCAGCGTCCCGGTGGCGAGGCTCCCCTTGAGCTGGTGCTGACGCTGGTCGACGCGGCGGGGGTCGGCCGTCAGCTCGTCCCACGCCCTCCTGAGGTTGCTCCTGGACTGCGCCTTGATGGCGCTCCAGCCCTTCACGGCCCGGAGGTCGGCGAAGCGCAGCACCCAGGGGTCGTCCGCCGGCCGAGGGACCCGGCTGCCCCGGGTGGGCCTCACGGTCGCTCGACGAGCGACGCCTCGGCGGGCAGGTCCTCGCGGGCGTGCGGACGCCGTAGCTGTCCGAGCACCCCCGGGTCGTTGTGGGCGACGGCCGTGCTCTCCCAGGCGGCGAGGTCGAGCGCGAAGCGCCGGAGGTCACCGGTCTGCGCTCCCGCTCGCAGGTCGTCCAGCAGCTCCTGCAGGCAGGCGACCTTGTCGTCGGAGGGCAACCAGGCCACCCAGGCCAACGTGCGGGTCAGGGCGTCGACGGCGAGGTCCGGCTGCTGCTGCGCGACCACGGCGAGCATCTCGGTCGTCACCACCGCCGCCCTCGACTCCTGCTCGTGCCGCTCACGGGTGGACAGGTAGAGGTCTTCCGCCGAACCCCGCCTGCTGAGGATGACGTCACCCCTCGCCGTCCGGGCGGCGACCTGGGTCATGCGTCGCGTCAGCTCGCTCAGGGGGACGGTCTCCGTGGCCACGCCCAGAGCGTGCGCTGAAGTACCGCTGAAGTCAACGCACGAGTGGCGGTAGTCGCTGACGTCGCTCGTGGCGGCAGTTGCGCGCCGTCGCCGTCGCCACGGCCCTGCACGCGGCGGTCCGGGCGGAGGGGGGCAGCGAGGCGTCGAGCCTCCCGCCGCCGAGGTGAGGTGTGTGTGCGCTCGACGCGGTGCACCGCGACCTGGGCACACCTGCTCCGCGGCGGGGACTACCGCGGCCCCGCCGGCGGTTGGGACCGGTGCCCGACGTCACCACCTGGCGCCGGGGAGCCGTCCGAGCACCGAGGTGACCCGCATGCCCGTCCCCCTGTCCGTCCTCGACCTCGCGCCCGTCGACAAGGGCACCAGCGTCGGCGAGAGCATCGCCGGCAGCGTCGCCCTCGCCCGGGCCGCCGAGGAGGAGGGGTACCGGCGGGTCTGGTATGCCGAGCACCACAACATGCCGGCCATCGCGTCGTCGGCGACGTCGACGCTCATCGCCCACGTCGCGGCGCACACGAGCACCATCCGGCTCGGGGCGGGCGGCGTCATGCTGCCGAACCACGCGCCGCTGACGATCGCGGAGCAGTACGGGACGCTCGCCTCGATCCACCCGGGGCGCATCGACCTCGGTCTCGGCCGGGCGCCCGGGTCGGACCAGAACACGATGTACGCGTTGCGCCGCGACCCGGCGTCGGCCGACTCCTTCCCCCGCGACGTGCAGGAGCTGCAGGGCTACCTCGCCGGCCGCTCGCTCGTCCCGGGCGTGCAGGCGTCGCCGGGCGCGGGCACCGAGGTGCCGCTCTACATCCTCGGCTCGTCGCTCTTCGGCGCCCAGCTCGCCGCGGCGCTCGGCCTGCCGTACGCCTTCGCGTCGCACTTCGCCCCGCAGGCGCTCCAGGCGGCCGTCGCGACGTACCGCCGCGACTTCCAGCCGTCCGAGCAGCTGGCCGAGCCGTACGTCGTCGCGGGGATCAACGTCCTCGCCGCCGACACCCGGGAGGAGGCGGAGGAGCACCGCGCCGTCGTCCGCCGCTCGCGCGCCACGCTGCTGTTCGGCCGCGGCCGGACGCTCACCGACGCCGAGGCGGACATGCTCCTCGAGGCGGGGGCCGGCGCCCAGGTCGACGCGATGATGACCCACACCGCCGCCGGCACCCCCGACGACGTGCGCGAGCAGCTCGACGCCTTCGCCGCGCTCGCGGACGCCGACGAGCTCATCACCGCGCACGCCGCCCCGACGGCGGAGGCCCGCGTCCGCTCCGTGCACCTCACCGCGCGGGTGCCCGCC
This genomic interval from Pseudokineococcus lusitanus contains the following:
- a CDS encoding SDR family oxidoreductase, translating into MGSRTAVVTGGTAGVGRATVRALAGKGWDVAVLARGRAGLDGAVADVEAAGRRGLAVECDVADRAAVEAAAERVESELGPVGLWVNNAFVGSLAPFWDTDPDEYERMTAVTYLGQVNGTRAALRHMRPRDAGVVVNVGSALSHRAIPLQSAYCGAKHAVRGFSESVRVELKAEGSRVQLCQVMLPGLDTPQFDWNANQMDGHPMPVAPIFAPEVAARGIAHLADHPRRTLWVGVSTAYTIIGQRVAPSFLDWYLARTGISGQQTDDASRRRGSNVWEPRDEGTDVGAGGSFSDRSVRSDPWSAASMHRGVVGAALAGAGAAAGALAALRRR
- a CDS encoding PhoX family protein; the encoded protein is MTTSPSSALVRGLRQALPMTGHTRGTRSAQTCHFRCGDACLSSNASTSTAPPFEALAERAVARRSLLAGLGVAAVAGVALTPGTAEARGRGSRAAQAVSAPGALAPSGAMAGFAPVGPVPADVDDVVVPSGWEWTSVIAWGDAVERGAEPFDLDAQTPEKQAKQFGYNCDYLDVVPLDSSGRRGLLVANHEYTNENIMYPGYVDDASLTPEQKRISMAAHGMSVVEVRRGAPGQAWKPVTSRYGRRITASTTEFELTGPAAGHPLLRTSADPAGRTAVGTLNNCAGGTTPWGTVLSGEENFQGYFKTSTTMDQRNRAYGVTGAGRGWEAADERFDTAVEPNEVHRFGWIVELNPYDPTSTPRKHTAMGRFKHEGATASIAPDGRVVAYMGDDEGGQHMYKFVSRDRVGRNPRRGRDTDVLEHGDLYVARFDVPAAADPATTYDGTGEWLPLTLGGRSAVPGMSLEDVLVFTRQAAAAVGATPMDRPEDVERNPVTGKVYMACTNNSRRGAVGPANPRVGNRYGHVVEVTEDGDQTATTFTWSLPVVCGDPEDPSTYFSGLPASEVMPIACPDNVAFDEDGGLWVSTDGQPGSLQLADALHHVTTDGPLRGKVQTFLTVPVGGETCGPVVSTREGTVMVCVQHPGEVDGASIDNQVSRFPYDGLVRTPRPGVAMATRV
- a CDS encoding ankyrin repeat domain-containing protein, whose amino-acid sequence is MTGDQQTPPGHTPGEQPPPEPGSHPEGPEEAAGGSATAADLTPDELAFLHGVFDAAREGRADHLAEVVDRGVPVDLTNSSGDTLLVLAAYHQQHDAVRVLLERGADVARANDRGQSALAAAVFRQDAGIVRTLLAAGADPDDGPKGAVATARVFELPEMLGLLQDPSLRGPRG
- a CDS encoding catalase translates to MTTTGDRTSEQPVLTNRQGHPVYDNQNQRTVGSRGPATLENYQFLEKISHFDRERIPERVVHARGTTAFGHFEATGTWGDEPIERYTRAKLFSEAGKKSDLAIRFSTVAGGRDSSEVARDPRGFAVKFYTEDGNWDLVGNNLAVFFIRDAIKFPDFIHSQKPDPVDFERQVANRVFDFISQTPEAMHMVTLVFGPRGIPASYREMQGFGVNTYKWVNAQGETKLVKYHWIPQQGVKSYTAEDAAAVQATDLGSHTRDLYDAIKAGNYPKWDLFVQMMDDHDHPELDFDPLDDTKVWDENRFPLGKVGTMTLTGVPQDFFAESEQIAFGTGVLVDGLDFSDDKMLVGRTFSYSDTQRYRVGPNYLQLPVNSPKGARVATNQRDGQMTYVVDRPEGVNPTVNYEPSTIGGLREDVYPTHDVQGPEISGRLTRKRIERTNDYLQAGQRYQLSEQWEKDELVANLTGALGTCDRHIAERMVWHLLMCDDELGNRVGEGIGITADDVRHLEPLRTQTLTEDELDRARNLGKNGPRDVEGLKMTHTVPNERVQR
- a CDS encoding GNAT family N-acetyltransferase encodes the protein MTDSRAAAGRVEWHRAGWDDPRVVALRTAMDGEMADRYRDTEDTFRALVEPAGTQWWATWVAELDGEPVATATLRRLGDERDGLAEVKKVYVAPAGRRRGLAAAALRLVEDECRARGVDVVHLHTGDRQPEALALYAREGWEREPVFAPYDVLDVSVCFRKALVPAPR
- a CDS encoding CynX/NimT family MFS transporter, giving the protein MPVTSRPAPGPALVVAAVVVVALSLRGPLVAVAPVLEQVRADLGLTPTTAGLLTTVPVVCFAVASPLASVLLARLGPAVAVWCCLAGVAAGTVLRSVGDQAVALVATVVIGVAITIGNITLPVVVRRAVPPARWGAATGAYTAALNSGSVITSLGTEPLAAWLGWRPATAVWLVLVLAGALLWAAVVVGRPGLPAGPGTRPTATAGAAPARRRPWVSVALGVGFGAQAGCFYGLTAWLPTLLADRNGLSPTGAGAASSVFHAAAIVGALLVPLVLHRRTPRATAGLLAACWLVLPVGMLLAPAGWPVWTSLGGAAQGGVFTLVVVLLTVLADDDDDARRSSALVQGLGYTLAALGPTVLGAVHAATDGWDEPLLLVLGALLVMVVAVGAPAHVATQQQRAAREPAPSP
- a CDS encoding threonine synthase, with product MSTPTTAGPADVAGPWSTLSHLECPRCGDHLDASVHQGLCPRDGSPLLARYDLGAVAVTPDDVARRAPDLWRYHELLPVQGPEGVVTLGEGMTPLLEMRRLAEDLDVGRLLVKDEGLLPTGSFKARGAAVGVSRAKELGVRGLAMPTNGNAGAAWAAYAARAGLPLLVAMPLGAPAITRAECVAAGAQLHLVDGLISDAGKLTAAAVAADPDAWTDVATLKEPYRIEGKKTMGYEIAEQLGWRMPDVVVYPTGGGVGLIGIWKALLELRELGWVSGPLPRLVAVQATGCAPIVRAFEAGADVSEPWVDASTVAFGITVPKALGDFLVLRAVRETGGTAVAVDDDELLAELQHVGALEGLVMCPEGAAVVSAVRRLRGSGWIGADDEVVCLNTGAGIIYPEALPVRVGDGDGEVPVVAKDGRLDVRRG
- a CDS encoding alpha/beta fold hydrolase translates to MADALPALEDTVLELPVGPVPVLRARPAGDVVGRLLLVPGYTGGRVDHRLLVPELAARGVDAVALTQRGQPGAVRPEGDERDVRVAARSYALADLARDVHDAAAALAALDDAWAAPVHLLGHSFGGVVAGEAALLAPSRWRGLVLLCSGPHGWPGRTDDHVEALEREGTAAALWAHLAAPGELEPPPDDAAAAWRERVLATSPGQLLAAARVLGTHVDRSDALRATGLPVLVAHGEADDAWPQADQRAMAERVGAACAVLPGGHSPNEDAPAATAALLAEHVRAAAA